A window of the Hordeum vulgare subsp. vulgare chromosome 5H, MorexV3_pseudomolecules_assembly, whole genome shotgun sequence genome harbors these coding sequences:
- the LOC123452361 gene encoding serine/threonine-protein kinase D6PKL1-like, whose product MESSGCSSEIVESNEDLDNAPVSGSSLLHINVKTEEKDGRRRGHPVEDELDQLLKAIDSRTYRRALSPGQAGADSLLKHAQKTPRSLSSQIAVTGICSKPVNMKQALRRHCISQASEMAAMKRLSMSPGSSSSSEAGTIHRLYASLMVQSSDGSLVHDDRKNLIEISITPERISKNLSGGTSGFSEDCDFETADGSAVTSMHSASSPSTDIQKVRIQDVINGDPVENESSIVQNGKTHKQVSAATDDSSSRIPILIKPISTSRLVKPVFRCKTSSNKSRMKEEQPSLGNSSNSTKFCSSKESISHVSTSSSSASSITNTTSCAEGEINPGPEKSDERSSEWLTLEKGERSQNSKSSISEYGCSTSISDESQFGLYGYNNRPHMVKDLCWITIRQLALQQGPLGLDNFRLLKRLGCGDIGTVYLAELVDSHCLFALKVMDIEYLISRKKMLRAQAEREILEMLDHPFLPTLYAHFTTDNLSCLVMEYCPGGDLHVLRQRQPGRSFPEPSARFYVAEVLLALEYLHMLGVIYRDLKPENILVRDDGHIMLSDFDLSLRCSVSAVLLRSSSVAANHQPKKLTSPCAESYCINSSCLQPSCAQTSCFKPRPWVPKPRKPKSSLKRLPQLVVEPTEARSNSFVGTHEYLAPEIIKGDGHGSAVDWWTFGVFLYELLYGRTPFRGPGNDETLANVVSQNLRFPDNPVVSSNAKDLIRGLLVKEPENRLGTLRGAAEIKQHPFFEGLNWALIRSVAPPETRPCDVVTLATVRKKKEGKCLDFRSAEELEFEVF is encoded by the exons ATGGAGTCGTCCGGTTGCAGCTCTGAGATAGTTGAGTCCAACGAAGACTTGGACAATGCGCCCGTTAGTGGCTCCAGCTTGCTGCATATTAATGTGAAAACCGAGGAGAAAGATGGAAGACGTCGTGGTCATCCTGTGGAAGATGAGCTCGATCAGCTTCTTAAGGCGATTGATAGCAGGACTTACCGTCGAGCACTTAGCCCTGGCCAGGCCGGGGCGGATTCTTTGTTGAAGCATGCTCAAAAGACTCCTAGATCACTGTCATCTCAAATTGCAGTCACTGGAATATGCTCCAAACCTGTTAATATGAAGCAGGCACTGAGAAGGCATTGCATTTCCCAGGCGTCAGAAATGGCTGCAATGAAAAGGTTGTCGATGTCGCCTGGGTCATCAAGTTCATCTGAAGCAGGGACTATCCACAGGCTTTATGCCTCCTTGATGGTTCAGAGCAGTGATGGAAGCCTTGTGCATGATGATAGAAAGAACTTGATTGAAATATCAATCACTCCAGAAAGGATTAGTAAGAATTTATCTGGAGGAACAAGTGGCTTTAGTGAAGACTGTGATTTTGAGACAGCTGATGGAAGTGCAGTCACCTCCATGCATTCTGCATCTTCTCCCTCTACTGATATACAAAAGGTCAGGATCCAAGATGTCATCAATGGTGACCCTGTAGAAAATGAGAGCTCCATTGTGCAAAATGGAAAAACACATAAACAAGTTTCTGCGGCTACTGATGATAGTTCATCCAGAATCCCCATATTGATCAAACCCATCTCAACATCCCGGCTCGTGAAGCCAGTTTTCCGATGCAAAACCAGCAGTAATAAGAGTAGAATGAAAGAAGAACAACCTTCACTTGGTAATTCCTCCAATAGTACTAAATTTTGCTCTTCAAAGGAATCCATTTCCCATGTATCAACCAGCTCCTCTTCGGCGTCCAGCATTACTAATACCACCAGCTGTGCAGAAGGGGAGATAAATCCAGGCCCAGAAAAATCTGATGAGAGGTCGTCTGAATGGTTAACATTGGAAAAAGGTGAGCGCTCCCAGAATTCAAAGAGCAGCATTAGCGAGTACGGATGTAGCACTAGTATCAGCGATGAGAGCCAATTTGGCTTATATGGCTATAACAACAGGCCCCATATGGTGAAGGATCTCTGTTGGATAACCATTCGCCAGTTGGCGTTGCAACAGGGACCCTTAGGACTCGACAACTTTAGGCTTCTGAAGAGGCTTGGATGTGGGGATATCGGGACTGTGTATCTTGCAGAATTGGTTGATTCACATTGCTTGTTTGCTTTGAAGGTTATGGATATTGAGTACCTGATTAGCAGGAAGAAGATGCTACGAGCACAGGCTGAGAGAGAGATACTAGAAATGCTGGATCATCCTTTTCTTCCTACTCTTTATGCCCATTTTACGACGGACAATCTCTCATGCTTAGTCATGGAGTACTGTCCGGGTGGTGATTTGCATGTTCTTCGTCAAAGACAACCCGGTAGAAGCTTCCCAGAGCCATCTGCGAG GTTTTATGTTGCAGAAGTTCTCCTTGCGCTGGAATATCTTCACATGCTGGGAGTCATATACCGTGATCTTAAGCCAGAGAATATCCTAGTCCGTGATGATGGTCACATCATGCTATCAGATTTTGATCTCTCACTAAGGTGCTCTGTTAGCGCCGTGCTCCTCCGGTCATCCTCGGTAGCAGCAAATCACCAACCAAAGAAGCTTACAAGCCCTTGTGCAGAGAGCTACTGCATCAATTCGTCGTGCCTCCAGCCCTCTTGTGCCCAGACGTCTTGTTTCAAGCCACGCCCCTGGGTACCGAAGCCTAGGAAGCCTAAATCTTCCTTGAAGAGGCTGCCACAACTTGTTGTAGAGCCTACGGAAGCACGCTCCAATTCCTTTGTTGGCACACATGAGTATCTTGCACCAGAAATCATCAAAGGGGATGGTCACGGGAGTGCTGTTGACTGGTGGACATTTGGTGTCTTTCTTTATGAACTTTTGTATGGTAGGACACCCTTCAGAGGTCCTGGGAATGATGAAACATTGGCAAATGTTGTTTCCCAGAATCTCCGGTTCCCGGATAACCCGGTTGTCAGCAGCAATGCAAAGGATCTCATCAGAGGATTGCTAGTCAAGGAGCCGGAGAACAGGCTGGGAACGTTGAGAGGAGCAGCTGAAATCAAGCAACACCCATTCTTTGAAGGGTTGAACTGGGCCTTGATACGATCTGTTGCCCCACCAGAGACACGGCCTTGCGATGTCGTGACTCTTGCGACGGTGCGGAAGAAGAAAGAAGGCAAGTGTCTGGACTTCAGGAGCGCCGAGGAGCTGGAATTTGAAGTTTTTTAG